Proteins encoded within one genomic window of Sporolituus thermophilus DSM 23256:
- a CDS encoding DUF456 family protein → MFLLMLSGLVGTLSPKIPGTVIIFVVAVLYGAVTEFATFRPWLTLLLCVLMLTAEVGGRWLRVYLTRRHQLSRVLCTNATVGNVAGIVAADALLGPTIGILLWELVAGKTFMPRWNSVAKVLVRLVAAAVLRFICAILMIILIYVYIIV, encoded by the coding sequence ATGTTTTTGCTGATGTTGAGCGGGCTGGTCGGAACACTATCGCCGAAAATCCCGGGCACGGTCATTATTTTTGTCGTTGCCGTACTCTATGGCGCCGTTACAGAATTTGCAACCTTCCGGCCATGGCTCACCCTGCTGCTATGCGTGTTAATGCTTACGGCCGAAGTCGGCGGTAGGTGGCTACGGGTATACCTCACCCGGCGGCACCAATTGTCCCGGGTGCTTTGCACTAATGCCACGGTTGGCAATGTGGCGGGAATTGTCGCGGCCGATGCCCTTTTGGGTCCAACTATCGGTATTCTTTTATGGGAGCTGGTGGCCGGTAAAACGTTTATGCCTCGCTGGAATTCTGTGGCCAAGGTGCTTGTCCGCCTGGTAGCTGCCGCAGTCTTGCGGTTTATTTGCGCTATTCTCATGATAATTCTTATTTACGTTTACATTATTGTTTAA